One Pseudorasbora parva isolate DD20220531a chromosome 4, ASM2467924v1, whole genome shotgun sequence genomic region harbors:
- the hand2 gene encoding heart- and neural crest derivatives-expressed protein 2 — protein MSLVGGFPHHPVMHHDGYSFAAAAAASRCHEEPPYFHGWLISHPEMSPPDYTMAPSYSPEYSTGAPGLDHTHYGGVPGAGAVGMGPRPVKRRPTANRKERRRTQSINSAFAELRECIPNVPADTKLSKIKTLRLATSYIAYLMDILDKDEQNGEAEAFKAEFKKTDAKEERRKKEMNDVLKSSGSSNDKKTKGRTGWPQHVWALELKQ, from the exons ATGAGTTTAGTTGGAGGGTTTCCCCACCACCCGGTGATGCATCATGACGGCTATTCCTTCGCTGCTGCAGCTGCTGCCAGTCGCTGTCATGAGGAACCCCCCTATTTTCATGGGTGGCTTATCAGCCATCCGGAGATGTCTCCTCCAGACTACACGATGGCACCTTCGTATAGCCCCGAATACTCTACAGGAGCTCCCGGTCTCGACCACACGCACTACGGAGGAGTACCGGGCGCCGGCGCCGTTGGAATGGGACCCCGACCAGTGAAACGTAGACCCACGGCAAACCGAAAGGAGAGGCGCAGGACTCAGAGCATCAACAGCGCCTTTGCAGAACTCAGGGAATGCATTCCCAACGTGCCTGCGGACACGAAGCTATCCAAAATCAAAACCCTTCGTTTGGCTACCAGTTATATTGCTTACCTTATGGACATTCTGGACAAAGACGAACAGAACGGGGAGGCAGAGGCCTTCAAAGCGGAATTCAAAAAGACAGACGCTAAAGAAGAAAGGCGAAAGAAGGAAATG AATGACGTTTTGAAAAGTTCAGGGAGCAGCAATGACAAGAAAACTAAAGGGAGAACTGGTTGGCCGCAGCATGTATGGGCATTGGAACTGAAACAATGA